One genomic segment of Pseudomonas chlororaphis subsp. aurantiaca includes these proteins:
- a CDS encoding HsdM family class I SAM-dependent methyltransferase has translation MAHKAQAKQAQQADHITAETPSQVVASARVMARALAITFPVDQQLALARAFGVRLVEAWWRGLTSVDIVPQELRAPLQPFHIEQLPEAAVALAETIGRTAASFDAETAAYQIGQTYTGMLPAEHRGQYGIFYTPPALTAHLIDQVTAANVDWAKCRVLDPACGGGAFLAPIAQRVMDELKDCSPKFLMQSIGNRLRGYEIDPFGAWLSQVTLDAVVLPISRLAGRKLPVMVTVCDSLRRSPPKDRFDLVIGNPPYGRAKLDVETRERYKRSLYGHANLYGLFTDLALRHTKLGGVIAYVTPTSFLAGVYFKNLRALLGRSAPPLSIDFVTARKGVFDDVLQETALATYRRGADTAPVAVAEITTARGGLEVQQVGEIILPTDLSLPWLLPRTIEQRVLVEHLTHMPHRLADWGYGVSTGPLVWNRFKSQLAHRPSSKRLPLIWAEAITSDGCFVFRADKKNHAPYFELKAGDSWMITTKPCVLLQRTTAKEQNRRLIAAALPAEFLEKHGGVVIENHINMIRPITEAPQVSAEVLGAFINSAAADRAFRCVSGSVAVSAYELESLPLPAPEDLGVLTRLVDAGADREAIEAACSQLFEGDM, from the coding sequence ATGGCTCACAAGGCACAGGCAAAACAGGCACAGCAGGCAGACCACATTACTGCGGAAACCCCGAGCCAGGTGGTCGCCTCGGCACGAGTCATGGCCCGCGCCTTGGCTATCACTTTTCCAGTTGATCAACAATTGGCTTTGGCGCGCGCGTTCGGCGTTCGTCTGGTTGAGGCTTGGTGGCGTGGTCTGACGAGCGTCGACATCGTTCCTCAGGAGTTGCGCGCGCCACTCCAGCCGTTTCACATTGAACAACTGCCTGAGGCGGCCGTCGCGTTGGCGGAAACTATAGGTCGCACCGCCGCGAGTTTCGATGCCGAGACTGCCGCTTACCAGATCGGACAGACTTATACCGGCATGCTCCCAGCAGAGCATCGTGGGCAGTACGGCATTTTCTACACCCCGCCCGCACTTACCGCCCACCTGATCGACCAAGTAACAGCCGCGAACGTCGACTGGGCGAAGTGCCGCGTGCTCGATCCTGCTTGCGGTGGAGGTGCCTTCTTAGCCCCTATTGCCCAGCGTGTCATGGATGAGCTGAAGGATTGCAGTCCGAAATTTTTGATGCAGAGCATTGGCAACAGGCTGCGCGGCTATGAGATTGATCCCTTTGGGGCCTGGCTTAGTCAGGTCACTCTAGATGCTGTCGTTTTGCCGATCAGTCGGTTGGCCGGGCGCAAGTTGCCCGTTATGGTTACCGTCTGTGACTCGCTGCGTCGCAGCCCACCGAAAGACCGATTTGACCTAGTGATCGGCAATCCGCCATATGGTCGGGCCAAACTCGATGTCGAGACCCGGGAGCGCTACAAGCGCTCGTTGTACGGACATGCCAATTTATATGGTTTGTTCACCGATTTGGCGTTGCGCCACACCAAGTTGGGTGGTGTGATTGCCTATGTCACGCCGACATCATTCCTGGCTGGGGTTTACTTCAAGAATTTACGAGCCTTGCTGGGGCGTTCAGCGCCGCCGCTGTCCATCGATTTCGTCACCGCCCGTAAGGGCGTTTTTGATGACGTGCTGCAGGAAACTGCCCTGGCAACCTATCGTCGTGGAGCTGACACCGCCCCAGTTGCAGTTGCTGAGATTACCACCGCTAGGGGCGGGCTGGAGGTCCAGCAAGTGGGTGAAATCATCTTGCCCACGGACCTCTCCCTACCCTGGCTATTGCCGCGAACGATTGAGCAACGTGTTCTGGTCGAACACCTGACGCACATGCCCCATCGCCTGGCTGACTGGGGATATGGTGTGAGTACCGGGCCGTTAGTGTGGAACCGCTTCAAGAGCCAGCTCGCGCATCGTCCGAGCAGCAAGCGCCTGCCGTTGATCTGGGCCGAGGCGATCACTTCTGACGGTTGCTTTGTCTTCCGCGCGGATAAGAAGAATCACGCCCCTTACTTCGAGCTGAAGGCTGGGGACAGCTGGATGATCACTACCAAACCCTGTGTCCTGCTGCAACGAACCACGGCCAAGGAGCAAAACCGGCGCCTGATCGCCGCCGCTCTGCCTGCCGAGTTCTTAGAGAAGCATGGTGGCGTCGTCATTGAGAACCACATCAACATGATTCGGCCGATTACCGAGGCGCCTCAGGTCAGCGCCGAGGTATTGGGTGCATTCATCAACAGCGCGGCAGCAGACCGCGCGTTTCGCTGCGTAAGCGGATCGGTCGCGGTCTCTGCCTATGAGCTGGAGTCGCTGCCGCTGCCTGCACCTGAGGACCTCGGAGTACTGACCCGGCTGGTCGATGCTGGCGCAGACCGCGAAGCCATTGAGGCTGCATGTAGTCAATTGTTTGAAGGGGATATGTGA
- a CDS encoding BsuBI/PstI family type II restriction endonuclease, whose protein sequence is MLSPYVPRELVAERLPLIFPEGTPNRIYCTRELAASTVFTMLYIGAIEHSNVRLGPVHVYRMTDVQAMSDSDEERLSYRSNLRKKSFEVPGKRWYADNTREPIRDETLREGLVAVGAVMEDKDVPTTSGKPRYALKSDLAALFDPTLQGDALEAAIFKWQEEHLNKGALARVSLMRLGAVDKEGVMVHFPNGETRTLAYGPSSLISRAVVEVFAQQFLEKPAVLWLSESSNKVAIQDLRMASTIGLDIEAQKNLPDLILVDLGPTHPLIVFIEVVATDGAITARRKEALLELTDKGGFKRSKVAFVTAYADRESAGFKKTVTSLAWGSFAWFMSEPDNIFMLRGETSQLSSLNQMLSGQGD, encoded by the coding sequence GTGCTGTCACCGTACGTACCAAGGGAGTTGGTCGCTGAAAGGCTTCCTCTGATCTTCCCGGAAGGAACTCCGAATCGGATTTATTGCACCCGCGAGTTGGCCGCCAGCACGGTATTCACGATGCTGTATATCGGAGCTATCGAGCACTCCAACGTGCGGTTGGGACCGGTGCATGTCTATCGCATGACTGACGTACAGGCGATGAGTGACAGTGACGAAGAGCGCCTTAGTTACAGGTCGAACCTGCGCAAGAAGTCGTTCGAGGTTCCAGGCAAACGCTGGTACGCCGACAATACTCGCGAACCTATCCGCGACGAGACCCTCCGTGAAGGCTTGGTAGCAGTTGGTGCTGTCATGGAGGATAAGGACGTTCCCACCACGTCCGGTAAGCCGCGATACGCACTTAAGTCTGATCTCGCGGCCTTGTTTGATCCCACGCTCCAGGGGGACGCCCTAGAGGCTGCTATTTTCAAGTGGCAAGAGGAGCATTTGAACAAGGGAGCGCTCGCCCGTGTTTCGTTGATGCGCCTTGGTGCCGTCGACAAAGAGGGCGTGATGGTTCACTTTCCAAACGGTGAAACGCGCACGCTGGCTTACGGCCCTAGCTCACTGATTTCGCGAGCAGTTGTTGAGGTGTTCGCCCAGCAGTTCTTAGAGAAACCTGCGGTTCTGTGGCTCAGTGAGTCGAGTAATAAGGTCGCTATACAGGACCTACGCATGGCTTCCACCATTGGCCTCGACATTGAGGCGCAGAAGAACCTTCCCGATCTGATCTTGGTGGACCTGGGCCCGACCCACCCCTTGATTGTCTTTATCGAGGTGGTGGCCACCGATGGCGCCATCACAGCGCGCCGCAAGGAAGCTCTGCTCGAGCTGACGGACAAGGGGGGCTTCAAGCGCTCGAAAGTGGCATTTGTCACTGCGTATGCAGATCGGGAGTCGGCTGGCTTCAAGAAGACTGTCACAAGCTTGGCCTGGGGCTCGTTTGCTTGGTTCATGAGTGAGCCTGATAATATTTTCATGCTTCGCGGCGAAACCAGTCAGTTGTCTAGTCTGAATCAGATGCTTTCAGGTCAGGGAGACTGA
- a CDS encoding fructose-bisphosphate aldolase, with protein MNTQTPSERFIPLTPIASDTPVLFIDSHAPLSDLHACASERLHTTLDYLNLMACTSLRDSSDKDIDTVANTARLLLQDVRDVLAVIETRAFSV; from the coding sequence ATGAACACCCAAACTCCATCCGAACGCTTTATTCCCCTGACCCCAATTGCCAGCGATACCCCTGTGCTTTTTATTGACAGCCACGCGCCTCTATCAGATCTGCATGCCTGCGCTAGCGAGCGTTTGCATACCACCCTCGACTATCTGAATCTGATGGCCTGCACTAGCTTGCGCGACTCCAGCGACAAGGACATCGATACTGTGGCTAATACCGCCAGGCTATTGCTGCAGGATGTGCGGGATGTGTTGGCGGTGATTGAGACGCGTGCTTTTAGCGTATGA